A genomic stretch from Microtus pennsylvanicus isolate mMicPen1 chromosome 9, mMicPen1.hap1, whole genome shotgun sequence includes:
- the Ak1 gene encoding adenylate kinase isoenzyme 1 has product MEEKLKKAKIIFVVGGPGSGKGTQCEKIVEKYGYTHLSTGDLLRAEVSSGSERGKMLSSIMEKGQLVPLDTVLDMLRDAMMAKVESSNGFLIDGYPREVKQGEEFEQRIGQPTLLLYVDAGADTMTQRLLKRGETSGRVDDNEETIKKRLETYYQATEPVISFYEKRGIVRKVNAEGTVDAVFSQVCNYLDSLK; this is encoded by the exons ATGGAAG agaaactgaagaaagcCAAGATCATCTTTGTGGTGG GTGGGCCTGGCTCAGGAAAGGGCACCCAGTGTGAGAAGATTGTGGAGAAATATGGCTACACCCATCTCTCCACTGGGGACCTACTGCGGGCAGAAGTCAGCTCAGGATCGGAAAGGGGCAAGATGCTATCATCCATCATGGAAAAGGGACAGCTGGTGCCACTG GATACGGTGCTGGACATGCTTCGCGATGCCATGATGGCCAAAGTGGAGTCTTCCAATGGCTTCCTGATTGATGGCTACCCGAGGGAGGTGAAGCAGGGAGAAGAGTTTGAACAGCGG ATTGGACAGCCCACACTGCTACTGTATGTGGACGCAGGCGCCGACACCATGACCCAACGACTCCTGAAACGAGGGGAGACCAGTGGCCGCGTGGATGACAATGAGGAGACCATCAAGAAGAGGCTGGAGACCTACTACCAGGCCACGGAACCTGTCATTTCCTTCTACGAGAAGCGCGGCATTGTGCGCAAG GTCAATGCCGAAGGCACTGTGGACGCTGTGTTCTCCCAGGTCTGCAACTACCTGGACTCCCTGAAGTAA